From Crassaminicella indica, one genomic window encodes:
- a CDS encoding DUF1292 domain-containing protein: MLKNNEEVVRMENENIITLLDDSGKEIDFEIVATLKIEDIEYAILSPVDENDEGVVIFKIIDSEGKEVLENVQDEKELNQVISAYEELFKEE; encoded by the coding sequence ATGCTCAAAAATAATGAAGAGGTGGTAAGAATGGAAAATGAAAATATTATAACACTTTTAGATGATAGTGGAAAGGAAATAGATTTTGAAATTGTTGCAACTTTAAAAATTGAAGATATTGAATATGCAATTCTTTCGCCTGTAGATGAAAATGATGAAGGAGTAGTCATTTTCAAAATTATTGATTCTGAAGGGAAAGAAGTTCTTGAAAATGTTCAAGATGAAAAAGAACTAAATCAAGTTATTTCTGCTTATGAAGAATTATTTAAAGAAGAGTAG
- a CDS encoding Fur family transcriptional regulator, with amino-acid sequence MIENLKDRLKEKGYKLTPQRRATLDIIIQNQGKHLSTEEIYDMVKENCPEIGLATVYRTLQLLDELDIISKINFDDGCSRYELNTHEDDHQHHHLICLKCGDVIEVEVDLMETLEEEIENNYNFKISDHKVKFFGYCSKCQ; translated from the coding sequence ATGATAGAAAATTTAAAGGATAGATTAAAGGAAAAAGGTTATAAGTTAACCCCTCAAAGGAGAGCTACTTTAGATATAATTATTCAAAATCAAGGAAAGCATTTAAGTACCGAAGAAATTTATGATATGGTTAAGGAAAATTGCCCTGAGATAGGTTTGGCTACAGTATATAGAACTTTGCAGCTTCTTGATGAACTGGATATAATTTCAAAAATAAATTTTGATGATGGATGTAGCAGATACGAATTGAATACCCATGAAGATGATCATCAACATCACCATTTAATTTGTTTAAAATGTGGAGATGTTATTGAAGTTGAAGTAGATTTAATGGAAACATTAGAAGAAGAAATTGAAAACAACTATAATTTTAAAATTAGTGATCATAAGGTAAAATTCTTTGGATATTGTTCTAAGTGTCAGTAA